In a single window of the Pontibacter russatus genome:
- a CDS encoding phosphatase PAP2 family protein, with translation MAGFSFPSGHTMIGGVFHGLLIYIIWTTVENRTWRWVLSGFLTLVVLLVGLSRIYLKVHYATDVAAGYII, from the coding sequence ATGGCTGGGTTCAGTTTTCCGAGTGGCCATACCATGATCGGGGGCGTCTTCCACGGACTGCTCATTTACATCATATGGACTACTGTCGAAAACAGGACCTGGCGTTGGGTGCTATCGGGATTTCTCACGCTGGTTGTGCTGCTCGTAGGGCTAAGCCGAATTTACCTGAAGGTGCACTACGCCACGGATGTGGCAGCAGGCTATATCATTTGA
- a CDS encoding Crp/Fnr family transcriptional regulator, whose protein sequence is MYSLLKAFLKSRTSINDASLDIICAHFEPVKTKRNELLLSYSDICQHYYFVNKGCIRLYTINKEGVETTRFFAFEGGFGTALPSLIEQKPACEYMQTIEKSELLRISRAHFYHLVDTVPPFAFIYRQILELGFITAQKRIYGFQGFDALGKVKWVIQHQPDFLSRVSNKMAASYLGLSPSTLSRVKARL, encoded by the coding sequence ATGTACAGCCTACTAAAAGCTTTTCTTAAAAGCAGAACAAGTATAAATGACGCCTCCCTGGACATAATCTGCGCTCACTTTGAGCCGGTGAAAACCAAACGGAACGAACTTTTGCTGAGCTACAGTGACATATGCCAGCACTATTATTTCGTGAACAAAGGCTGCATCCGGCTTTACACGATCAACAAAGAAGGGGTCGAGACAACAAGGTTCTTTGCCTTTGAAGGCGGGTTCGGTACCGCCCTGCCCAGCCTGATCGAACAGAAACCCGCCTGCGAATACATGCAGACCATCGAAAAATCCGAGCTGCTCAGAATTTCCAGAGCTCATTTTTACCACCTGGTGGATACCGTGCCACCATTCGCATTCATCTACAGGCAGATTCTGGAACTGGGTTTTATCACCGCCCAGAAGCGGATATACGGTTTTCAGGGGTTTGACGCGCTGGGAAAAGTAAAATGGGTCATCCAGCACCAGCCAGATTTTTTGTCGCGCGTTTCGAATAAAATGGCCGCATCCTACCTGGGCCTCTCCCCCTCCACTTTAAGCAGAGTAAAAGCCAGACTTTGA
- a CDS encoding DEAD/DEAH box helicase family protein, with translation MIHSDHSMTGIDIVVFDKFHEHSSHADVVMDMRREAQRMLHTDLRIMVMLTTLDMLNS, from the coding sequence ATGATCCACAGCGACCACTCAATGACAGGTATAGACATTGTAGTTTTTGACAAGTTCCATGAACACAGCAGCCATGCCGATGTCGTCATGGACATGAGACGGGAGGCGCAGCGCATGCTTCACACAGACCTACGCATCATGGTGATGCTGACCACACTGGATATGCTCAACTCATGA
- a CDS encoding AraC family transcriptional regulator produces MKPKDNFPVLGIQEFQPDLQQDNGLQFHQIQGEQHIEKPHKHDFYMLLLFEKGSGTHTIDFKEYEVSELQLHLLFPGQVHSWALGEKTIAFQLMISRPVFDMFSSSMEVTFVLYQKHPVLHLSSETFRKLQYEFQAIQAELKTVPVHWDIVNLRNRLITQLVHREAGNKYDYLKVYRTVPALLKYHNLVDVYFKEQKTVAFYADQLHISPNYLNILCKRHLQVPAMFLIQNRATLEAKRLLHASEMPIKEIAFELGFNDLAHFSNFFKNKTGASPRSFRSQL; encoded by the coding sequence GTGAAACCTAAAGATAATTTTCCGGTACTTGGCATTCAGGAATTTCAGCCTGACCTGCAACAAGACAATGGTCTGCAGTTTCATCAGATACAAGGAGAGCAGCACATTGAGAAGCCACATAAACATGACTTCTATATGCTGCTTCTGTTCGAGAAAGGGAGCGGAACCCATACGATAGACTTTAAAGAGTATGAGGTAAGTGAACTTCAGTTGCACCTGCTCTTCCCCGGTCAGGTACATAGCTGGGCTTTGGGTGAAAAAACGATAGCGTTCCAGCTCATGATCAGCCGGCCTGTTTTCGACATGTTTTCTTCCTCAATGGAGGTTACTTTTGTACTGTATCAGAAGCATCCGGTCCTTCACCTTTCCTCCGAAACTTTCCGTAAACTGCAGTATGAGTTTCAGGCCATACAAGCCGAGCTGAAGACAGTGCCTGTTCACTGGGACATCGTAAACTTAAGAAACCGGCTGATCACCCAGCTGGTGCACCGAGAGGCCGGGAATAAGTATGATTACTTAAAGGTATACCGCACTGTGCCGGCGCTGCTGAAATATCATAACCTGGTAGATGTATACTTTAAAGAGCAGAAGACAGTGGCCTTCTATGCCGACCAGCTGCACATCTCGCCAAATTACCTGAACATACTTTGTAAAAGGCACCTCCAGGTGCCTGCCATGTTTCTCATACAGAACCGGGCGACCTTGGAAGCCAAGCGATTGCTGCATGCCTCTGAAATGCCCATCAAGGAAATAGCTTTTGAACTTGGCTTCAACGACCTTGCCCATTTCTCCAACTTTTTCAAGAACAAAACAGGGGCTTCGCCGCGTTCTTTCCGGAGTCAGTTATAA
- a CDS encoding transposase translates to MFTTFKNAARQAEVLSQALFFSYRLEGFLSPFLARLDELLDRRLVYTFQNLCRALVRHRSRSTGLLLSELGGVVLSPDKAPAGTKRLSNLLRSKKWSAQLITDYLSQEAQTYVEQLLEAERELPLLLWDESVQEKCESLQSEGLCAVRSVKAKRQLRIKKGYYDPPTREPVHVPGFRWVGLLCCGLWQAPRIARFAWWSSRGKEATSLEQVKLTLLLWARQTFGQAVLHVFDRGYASSKWLGLLLGRHDRFLLRWPSRYKLVDGRGLLKNAYRFSVGRKATSSRVVRDMVRKITYRRSLLWQPCLHPDYDQPLTLLICRPGKKGRQPWYLLTSEEVRSDRQAWRLVFAYARRWQVEQAFRFNKSEMGMESCRLWFWSSRMKLLQVVTLVYAFLLSLLDKELREAVSHLLRQGCHRTGKRCRKTPTPLYRIRLALANLWNLLYLSLQTPG, encoded by the coding sequence ATGTTTACTACTTTCAAAAACGCAGCACGCCAAGCCGAGGTTCTCTCCCAGGCTCTGTTTTTCTCCTACCGCCTCGAAGGATTTCTTTCTCCTTTCCTTGCCAGGCTCGATGAGCTGCTGGACCGCCGCCTGGTCTACACTTTCCAGAACCTATGCCGGGCGCTGGTGCGCCACCGCAGCCGCTCCACCGGTCTGCTTCTAAGCGAGCTGGGTGGGGTTGTGCTCTCGCCCGACAAAGCCCCGGCGGGCACCAAGCGCCTGTCTAACCTGCTGCGCAGTAAGAAGTGGTCTGCCCAACTCATCACCGACTACCTGAGTCAAGAGGCCCAAACATACGTAGAGCAGCTGCTGGAAGCGGAACGTGAGCTGCCCCTGCTTTTGTGGGACGAGAGCGTGCAGGAAAAGTGCGAAAGCCTCCAAAGCGAGGGCTTATGCGCCGTGCGCAGCGTCAAAGCTAAACGGCAACTCAGAATCAAGAAGGGCTATTATGATCCCCCCACCCGGGAGCCGGTGCACGTGCCAGGCTTTCGGTGGGTGGGCCTCTTGTGCTGCGGCCTGTGGCAGGCTCCACGCATCGCCCGCTTTGCCTGGTGGAGTAGCCGGGGCAAAGAGGCCACCTCCCTGGAGCAGGTGAAGCTCACGCTGCTCTTGTGGGCCCGCCAGACCTTCGGCCAGGCCGTGCTGCACGTCTTTGACCGCGGCTATGCCTCCTCTAAGTGGCTGGGGCTGCTTTTAGGCCGCCACGACCGCTTCCTCTTGCGCTGGCCCTCCAGGTATAAGCTCGTGGATGGGCGTGGGCTTCTAAAGAATGCCTACCGCTTTTCGGTCGGCCGCAAAGCCACCTCCTCAAGAGTAGTAAGGGACATGGTCCGAAAGATCACTTACCGGCGCAGCCTCTTGTGGCAGCCCTGCCTGCACCCGGACTATGACCAGCCGCTCACGCTCCTGATCTGCCGGCCAGGTAAGAAAGGCCGCCAACCCTGGTATTTGCTCACCAGTGAAGAAGTCAGGAGTGATCGCCAGGCCTGGCGCCTGGTCTTTGCTTACGCCAGAAGGTGGCAGGTGGAGCAGGCCTTCCGCTTCAACAAATCAGAAATGGGCATGGAGTCGTGCCGGCTTTGGTTCTGGTCGAGCCGCATGAAGCTCTTGCAGGTGGTCACCCTGGTGTATGCTTTTCTGCTCTCGCTGCTGGATAAAGAGCTGCGGGAGGCGGTCTCCCATCTCCTTAGGCAGGGCTGCCATAGAACAGGAAAGCGGTGCAGGAAAACTCCTACACCGCTTTACCGTATCCGGCTGGCACTGGCCAACCTCTGGAATCTACTCTATCTATCCCTGCAAACTCCGGGATGA
- a CDS encoding heme-binding protein — MFYKLQLLLLLFIPMLSLAQNSKQERKKQNAGNYQVQTAYIADSHQLTLEAALELTNRARAAAKSLKKEVSIAILDASGQVIMMSRGNGVGPHNTEAARRKAYTSLSIKTPTLLLARNAKANADTQNLAHLPELLLLGGGCPIWYNGQVIGGIGVAGGGGPENDDAIAKAAAIQAAAILIH; from the coding sequence ATGTTCTACAAACTGCAGCTGCTTTTGCTTCTATTCATCCCGATGCTTTCTTTGGCACAGAACAGCAAGCAGGAGAGAAAAAAACAAAACGCCGGTAATTACCAGGTTCAGACAGCGTATATAGCTGACTCGCATCAGCTTACGCTGGAGGCAGCTTTGGAACTGACAAACCGGGCCAGGGCAGCTGCAAAATCACTGAAAAAAGAAGTGAGCATTGCCATTTTAGATGCCTCAGGGCAGGTAATTATGATGTCACGGGGCAATGGCGTGGGGCCACACAACACCGAAGCCGCCAGAAGAAAAGCCTACACCTCTTTATCCATCAAAACACCTACCCTGCTGCTGGCCCGTAATGCCAAAGCAAATGCTGACACCCAAAACCTGGCCCACCTACCGGAGCTGTTGCTGCTGGGCGGTGGCTGCCCCATCTGGTACAACGGACAAGTGATCGGAGGCATTGGGGTAGCCGGCGGGGGCGGACCGGAAAACGACGACGCCATCGCAAAAGCTGCTGCCATACAAGCTGCAGCCATACTCATACATTAA
- a CDS encoding amidohydrolase family protein, with translation MAPKLITRKDFIRSSTILLAGSSLASCTGMLATAQPEANKQDSNMTTYKTHAFKNVRLETGFEYEEGEVIGTKTELFNLEVSNGTIKAISPNNPNAKAVDAKGLLLLPAFKDMHIHLDKTFYGGPWQARRKKNRTVQDMIAYEQQVLPEMLQTSTHRAEKLIELLQSHGANFARSHVNIEPTSKLDSLKNLQQALEHKKNSFDAELVAFPQHGILHSKSEQLMKEAATMGIDFIGGLDPGSIDGDMEKSMDFVVQLALDHNKGIDIHLHEGGASGLRTVEYLIDRVNENPILKGKTFISHSFVLARLEEQKLEGIAEKLASANVGIISTIPFGNLIMPIPTLYKHGVDVRTGNDSIIDHWNTFGSGSILQKANFMAQLYGYSTEFDLSRCLKLATHNILPLDDKGNRQWPQVGDVADVVLIEASCSAEAVSRISPVRTLLHKGNIVYQIPNL, from the coding sequence ATGGCTCCAAAGCTTATTACGCGCAAAGATTTCATCAGAAGTTCTACTATTCTACTTGCTGGCAGCAGCCTGGCCTCCTGTACCGGTATGCTGGCTACAGCACAACCGGAGGCTAACAAGCAAGACAGTAACATGACAACCTACAAGACACATGCGTTTAAAAACGTTAGACTGGAAACCGGATTCGAGTACGAGGAAGGTGAAGTAATTGGTACCAAAACAGAGCTGTTTAACCTTGAGGTCAGCAATGGTACCATAAAAGCTATTTCGCCCAATAACCCCAATGCCAAAGCTGTAGATGCCAAAGGCCTCCTGCTGCTTCCTGCCTTTAAGGATATGCACATTCACCTGGATAAAACCTTTTATGGTGGTCCGTGGCAGGCGCGTCGCAAAAAGAACAGAACGGTGCAGGATATGATTGCCTACGAGCAACAGGTACTCCCGGAAATGTTGCAGACATCGACCCATCGGGCAGAAAAACTGATCGAGTTGCTGCAGTCGCATGGAGCAAACTTTGCCAGAAGCCACGTCAACATCGAGCCTACCTCCAAACTTGACTCTCTTAAGAATCTACAGCAGGCCCTGGAGCATAAAAAGAACAGTTTTGATGCAGAGTTGGTAGCCTTTCCGCAACATGGTATACTGCATTCAAAATCAGAACAGCTGATGAAGGAGGCTGCCACCATGGGCATTGATTTTATAGGCGGGTTAGACCCGGGTTCTATTGACGGTGATATGGAGAAAAGCATGGACTTTGTGGTGCAACTGGCGCTGGACCACAACAAGGGCATCGACATTCACCTGCACGAAGGCGGTGCATCAGGCCTGAGAACAGTGGAATACCTGATCGATCGTGTAAACGAGAACCCCATACTGAAAGGTAAAACCTTTATTAGCCATAGTTTTGTACTTGCCAGGCTTGAAGAGCAAAAACTGGAAGGAATAGCAGAGAAGCTGGCCAGCGCCAACGTGGGTATCATTTCTACCATCCCGTTTGGGAACCTGATCATGCCAATCCCGACACTTTACAAGCATGGCGTAGACGTGCGCACCGGTAACGATTCTATCATCGACCACTGGAACACCTTTGGTTCGGGCAGTATTCTGCAGAAAGCTAACTTCATGGCGCAACTCTACGGTTACTCTACTGAATTTGATCTCTCCAGATGCCTGAAACTGGCTACGCATAACATTCTGCCACTGGACGACAAGGGAAACAGGCAATGGCCGCAGGTAGGTGATGTAGCCGACGTGGTACTAATAGAGGCCAGTTGCTCGGCAGAAGCAGTCTCGCGCATCTCTCCCGTGAGAACATTGCTTCATAAAGGAAATATTGTGTACCAAATACCAAACCTATGA
- a CDS encoding asparaginase: MRVTKINIDTATPKNPEASILIIYTGGTIGMVFDEEHTHLVPFNFSQILQKVPELKQFKYLLTVMSIEPAIDSSNVTIADWMMMVRLIEENYEAYDGFVILHGTDTMAYSASALSYMLENLQKPVIFTGAQVPIGRVRTDARENLITALQIAATKVDGRSTVPEVCIYFHNLLLRGNRAKKVESTQFSAFKSENHPILAKAGVNIDYYWTAIRPCENLPFRAHYDMDYRVAILKLFPGITPYVVKSVLSSPELRGVVLETYGAGNAPTSPWLLDLLREAIARGILILNVSQCDEGYVEQGRYETSRYLLEMGVIGGADITTEAAITKMMFVLGQQLPDAETKELLMRDLSGEITL, encoded by the coding sequence ATGCGCGTCACCAAAATCAATATCGACACCGCCACGCCGAAAAACCCGGAGGCGTCCATCCTTATTATATATACCGGTGGCACCATCGGGATGGTATTTGACGAGGAGCACACGCACCTGGTGCCCTTCAACTTCAGCCAGATACTGCAGAAAGTGCCGGAACTGAAGCAGTTTAAGTACCTGCTCACGGTGATGAGCATCGAGCCGGCTATTGATTCCTCGAACGTCACCATTGCCGACTGGATGATGATGGTGCGGCTGATAGAGGAAAACTACGAGGCTTATGACGGATTTGTGATCTTGCATGGCACCGACACCATGGCCTACAGCGCCTCCGCCCTCAGCTATATGCTCGAAAACCTGCAGAAGCCGGTTATCTTTACGGGGGCGCAGGTGCCCATCGGTCGCGTGCGGACGGATGCCCGCGAAAACCTGATTACGGCGCTGCAGATTGCAGCCACCAAGGTAGACGGCAGGAGCACAGTGCCGGAGGTTTGCATCTACTTCCACAACCTGCTGCTGCGCGGCAACCGGGCCAAGAAAGTGGAGAGCACGCAATTCAGCGCCTTCAAGTCGGAGAACCACCCGATACTGGCTAAAGCCGGCGTTAACATCGACTACTACTGGACCGCCATCAGGCCCTGCGAAAACCTTCCATTCAGGGCGCACTATGATATGGATTACCGCGTGGCCATCCTGAAGCTTTTCCCTGGCATAACGCCTTACGTGGTGAAAAGCGTCCTGTCGTCGCCGGAGTTGCGGGGCGTGGTGCTGGAAACCTACGGGGCCGGAAACGCCCCCACCAGCCCCTGGCTGCTGGATTTGCTCCGCGAGGCCATAGCACGGGGCATTCTTATCCTGAACGTGTCGCAGTGCGATGAGGGCTATGTGGAGCAGGGACGGTACGAAACAAGCCGTTACCTGCTGGAGATGGGCGTCATCGGCGGGGCCGACATTACGACCGAGGCCGCCATCACCAAAATGATGTTTGTGCTGGGGCAGCAACTGCCAGATGCTGAAACAAAGGAATTGCTCATGCGGGACCTCAGCGGCGAGATAACACTGTAA
- a CDS encoding integrase core domain-containing protein → MLEYLKEFRGLPEMIRVDNGPGFISQKLEDWCRENKVRLVFIQPGKPTQNAYVERCNGSIRKEQLNAYVFRTLSVVRQKAGEWMEDYNHHRPHQALKFRTPVELLEEISNLKYQLYDGLKSGKLTG, encoded by the coding sequence GTGCTGGAGTATCTGAAGGAGTTCAGGGGCCTGCCGGAGATGATCCGGGTGGACAACGGGCCGGGGTTCATCTCCCAGAAACTGGAGGACTGGTGCAGGGAGAACAAGGTGAGGCTGGTGTTCATTCAACCCGGAAAACCGACGCAGAATGCCTATGTCGAGCGCTGTAACGGCAGTATCAGGAAAGAACAGCTGAACGCTTACGTGTTCAGGACCCTGTCAGTGGTGCGCCAGAAGGCCGGGGAATGGATGGAGGATTACAACCACCACCGCCCTCACCAGGCACTGAAGTTCCGAACACCAGTGGAATTACTGGAGGAAATCAGCAACTTGAAATACCAACTTTACGATGGCCTAAAATCAGGTAAGCTTACAGGGTGA
- a CDS encoding 3-keto-disaccharide hydrolase, whose translation MKTSPFTRLHKLFLYFLLVSAVAASQACSSQTGVGTKAPDEAEVFFDGSREMLDQKWTYWQGPRLSAEMPIKWQIVKDPVDGGMAMSSNDPASAGGKYGAADIVTKKEFRDFRAHVEFLIPEAGGNSGVYLQNRYEIQVLDGDTTSHGMAAIINETPSPYHAYNGLGRWNAYDIIFRAARFENGKKVEPALATVYFNGQKVHTNQPISQVWGGPNSGIDGGNDGGKGITDTPGGLKLQAEGHNVLYRNIWIQELDLKEPRTDI comes from the coding sequence ATGAAAACCTCCCCCTTCACCCGACTCCACAAATTATTCCTTTACTTCCTCCTGGTAAGCGCGGTAGCCGCCTCCCAGGCCTGCTCCTCCCAGACCGGCGTGGGTACAAAGGCCCCCGATGAGGCGGAAGTCTTCTTTGACGGCTCCCGCGAAATGCTGGACCAGAAGTGGACTTACTGGCAAGGACCCCGGCTTTCCGCCGAAATGCCCATCAAGTGGCAGATCGTGAAAGACCCGGTGGATGGCGGAATGGCCATGAGCAGCAACGACCCGGCTTCGGCGGGAGGTAAATACGGAGCCGCCGATATCGTGACGAAGAAAGAGTTCCGGGATTTCCGGGCCCACGTGGAGTTCCTGATCCCCGAGGCGGGCGGCAACAGCGGCGTCTACCTCCAGAACCGCTACGAGATCCAGGTGCTCGACGGCGACACCACCTCGCACGGCATGGCCGCCATCATCAACGAAACCCCCTCCCCCTACCACGCCTACAACGGCCTGGGCAGGTGGAACGCCTACGACATTATTTTCCGGGCGGCCCGTTTCGAGAACGGAAAGAAGGTAGAGCCAGCCTTGGCGACAGTGTACTTCAACGGCCAGAAGGTACACACAAACCAACCGATTAGCCAAGTGTGGGGCGGGCCGAACTCCGGCATCGACGGCGGCAACGACGGAGGCAAAGGTATCACGGACACCCCCGGCGGCCTAAAGCTGCAGGCCGAGGGCCACAACGTCCTGTACCGCAACATCTGGATCCAAGAGCTGGACCTGAAGGAGCCGAGAACAGATATATAG
- a CDS encoding ankyrin repeat domain-containing protein — protein MSTLLLLFSILMLASCQTETLMHTPATQSSIVEAVINKRLDEVAAALKNGADVNTTDSQKRSLLLLATHQNNLEMAQLLVKHGADVNQQDEIKDSPFLYAGASGYTDLVKLYLESGARFDVFNRYNGSALIPACERGHLEVVKLLANTKGFPINHVNRLGWTALMEAVVLGDGSNNYVEVVQALVDAGCDTSIPDKDGVTALQHARRMELSAIAKVLEEAR, from the coding sequence ATGAGCACGCTGCTGTTACTATTTTCGATTTTAATGCTTGCTTCCTGCCAAACAGAAACTCTTATGCATACACCTGCCACACAAAGCTCCATAGTTGAAGCCGTTATAAATAAAAGATTAGACGAGGTAGCAGCTGCCCTAAAAAACGGAGCAGACGTGAACACGACAGACAGTCAGAAAAGGTCGCTGTTACTCTTAGCCACGCACCAAAACAACCTGGAAATGGCACAGCTACTGGTTAAGCACGGTGCTGATGTAAACCAACAGGACGAGATAAAAGACAGCCCTTTCTTATATGCTGGCGCATCAGGATATACTGACCTGGTGAAACTATACCTGGAAAGCGGCGCTCGCTTTGATGTGTTTAACCGCTACAACGGCAGCGCCCTGATTCCGGCCTGCGAGAGAGGACACCTGGAGGTGGTGAAACTGCTTGCCAATACCAAGGGTTTCCCTATAAATCATGTAAACCGACTGGGTTGGACAGCGCTGATGGAGGCCGTAGTGTTGGGTGATGGCAGTAACAACTATGTAGAGGTGGTACAGGCATTGGTAGATGCCGGCTGTGATACCAGCATTCCTGACAAGGACGGTGTTACAGCCCTGCAGCATGCCCGCAGAATGGAACTCTCAGCAATAGCCAAAGTACTGGAAGAAGCACGCTGA
- a CDS encoding TatD family hydrolase — translation MTLIDSHAHIYSEKFDEDRADAVARAQEKGVKRIYMPNIDHTSIDAMLEAEEKYPGVCLPMMGLHPTSVGKDFERELYIVEEWLGKRKFAALGECGTDLYWDKSFLPQQQEALKVQVELAKKHQLPIVLHSRDSFSETYEILAAAQDGTLRGIFHCFSGTPEEAQKVKELGFLMGIGGVATFKNGGLDKVLPQVQLEDLVLETDCPYLAPTPHRGKRNEPVYLPLIANRVAELLQQPVETVAEKTTENALNLFKL, via the coding sequence ATGACTTTAATTGACTCGCACGCACATATATACTCTGAAAAATTTGATGAAGACCGCGCCGATGCCGTGGCAAGGGCGCAGGAGAAGGGCGTAAAACGCATCTATATGCCCAACATCGACCATACCTCCATCGACGCCATGCTGGAGGCGGAGGAAAAGTACCCGGGCGTGTGCCTGCCGATGATGGGCCTGCACCCCACTTCCGTGGGTAAAGATTTTGAGCGGGAGCTATATATAGTGGAGGAGTGGCTGGGCAAGCGTAAATTTGCTGCGTTAGGGGAGTGCGGCACAGACCTGTACTGGGACAAATCATTTCTGCCGCAGCAGCAGGAGGCGCTGAAAGTGCAGGTAGAACTCGCCAAAAAGCACCAACTCCCCATTGTGCTCCACTCCCGCGACTCATTCAGCGAAACCTACGAGATTCTGGCGGCCGCGCAGGACGGCACGCTGCGCGGTATCTTCCATTGCTTTTCCGGCACCCCGGAAGAGGCGCAGAAAGTAAAAGAACTTGGCTTCCTGATGGGCATCGGCGGGGTGGCCACCTTCAAAAACGGCGGTCTGGACAAGGTGCTGCCGCAGGTGCAACTGGAGGACCTGGTGCTTGAAACCGATTGCCCTTACCTGGCGCCCACGCCGCACCGGGGCAAGCGCAATGAACCGGTGTACCTGCCTTTGATCGCAAACCGTGTGGCGGAGTTGCTGCAACAGCCAGTAGAAACAGTGGCCGAAAAAACAACCGAAAACGCCTTGAACCTCTTTAAGCTGTAA
- the uraH gene encoding hydroxyisourate hydrolase codes for MKNLSFIILFMLATTVAFAQTTTYQLSSHILDVSTGQPARGVPVKLEKLDEKTQLWKQVEEKTTDENGRIKEFLSTQNAIPTNKGVYRLRFLIADYFRSRKTESFYPFIEVVFQIKDNEHYHVPITLSPYGYSTYRGN; via the coding sequence ATGAAAAACCTATCTTTTATAATATTGTTTATGCTGGCAACCACCGTTGCTTTCGCACAGACCACCACCTACCAGTTATCGAGCCATATCCTGGATGTGTCTACTGGCCAGCCGGCCAGAGGAGTTCCGGTTAAGCTGGAGAAACTGGACGAAAAGACGCAGTTGTGGAAGCAGGTGGAAGAAAAGACCACCGACGAAAACGGGCGCATCAAAGAATTCTTGTCTACTCAAAACGCGATCCCAACGAACAAAGGCGTTTACAGGCTCCGGTTTCTAATAGCCGATTATTTCAGAAGCAGAAAAACAGAAAGCTTTTACCCTTTCATTGAGGTAGTTTTTCAGATCAAGGACAACGAGCACTACCACGTTCCCATCACCCTGTCACCTTACGGTTATTCCACATACAGAGGGAACTGA
- a CDS encoding phage integrase SAM-like domain and Arm DNA-binding domain-containing protein has protein sequence MQSYICLTFKVTVISVNFSLLFYLKKQENYRMGPAPVYLRITVAGQRAEMATGRGCEPDRWNAPAGRAAGTKASSKTLNAYLDSLQVKVYEAQRQLVEASGLVTATAIKNRVIGKEEKGVMLLEVFQDHNRRMEALVGDEFAPGTLERYTTSLRHTADFLQWKFQVQDIDIRKIDQAFITEYEFFLRSIRKCSNNTVVKYIKNFGKIIRICQPLC, from the coding sequence CTGCAAAGCTACATTTGTTTAACTTTTAAAGTCACCGTCATCAGTGTTAACTTCAGCCTTCTCTTTTATCTCAAGAAGCAAGAGAACTACCGCATGGGTCCAGCTCCTGTCTACCTGCGCATCACTGTTGCCGGGCAGCGCGCTGAAATGGCCACAGGAAGGGGGTGCGAACCAGACCGCTGGAATGCCCCCGCCGGTCGTGCCGCCGGTACAAAGGCATCCTCCAAAACCCTGAACGCTTACCTGGACAGCCTCCAGGTGAAGGTGTATGAAGCCCAACGCCAGTTGGTGGAGGCCTCAGGACTAGTCACGGCAACGGCTATCAAGAACAGGGTTATTGGAAAGGAAGAGAAAGGAGTCATGCTGCTGGAGGTCTTCCAGGACCACAATCGCAGGATGGAAGCCCTGGTGGGGGATGAGTTTGCACCGGGCACGCTGGAGCGTTACACTACCTCTTTGAGGCATACCGCAGATTTCTTGCAGTGGAAGTTTCAGGTCCAAGACATCGACATCAGAAAAATAGACCAAGCCTTCATCACCGAGTACGAGTTCTTCCTGCGGAGCATCCGCAAGTGCTCCAACAATACAGTCGTCAAGTACATCAAGAACTTCGGCAAGATTATTCGTATCTGCCAGCCCCTTTGTTAA